A genomic stretch from Neomonachus schauinslandi chromosome 16, ASM220157v2, whole genome shotgun sequence includes:
- the RASGRP4 gene encoding RAS guanyl-releasing protein 4, protein MNRKDSKRKSHQECPGKTGGQGRPRQARRHKTCPSPREISKVMASMALGMLNEGGCSEDELLEKCIQSFDSAGSLRRGDHILNMVLAMHSWVLPSAHLAARLLTKYQEATGNTQEQRRLQICHLVRYWLTQHPETVHQEPQLEEVIGRFWATVEQKGNSAQRSLGDSSNLLSPGGPGPPPSMNSPGLGKKRKVSLLFDHLETGELAQHLTYLEFRSFQAITPQDLRGYVLQGSVRGCPALEGSVGLSNSVSRWVQVMVLSRPGPAQRAQVLDKFIQVAQRLHQLQNFNTLMAVTGGLCHSAISRLKDSHAHLSPDSTKALLELSELLAAHNNYACYRRTWADCTGFRLPVLGVHLKDLVSLHEAQPDRLPDGRLHLPKLNSLYLRLQELAALQRQHPPCSASEDLLHLLTLSLDLFYTEDEIYELSYAREPRCPKSLPPSPFKAPLVVEWAPGVTPKPDRATLGRHVEQLVESVFKNYDPEGQGTISQEDFERLSGNFPFACHGLHPPPRQGNGSYSREELTGYLLRASAICSKLGLAFLHNFQEVTFRKPTFCDSCSGFLWGVTKQGYRCRDCGLCCHKHCRDRVKVECKKRPGAKGDMSPPGAPVPPTPVPHASCGLEDNLSYTLSLEPETGCHLCHAWTQTEPPHPSWEPETVPLPTTASPPAQSSKLNS, encoded by the exons ATGAACAGGAAAGACAGCAAGAG GAAGTCCCACCAGGAATGCCCAGGAAAGACAGGGGGCCAGGGCCGGCCCCGACAGGCCCGGCGCCACAAGACGTGCCCCAGCCCCCGGGAAATCAGCAAGGTCATGGCTTCCATGGCTCTGGGCATGCTGAACGAGGGCGGCTGCAGCGAAGACGAACTGCTGGAGAAATGCATTCAGTCCTTCG ACTCAGCTGGCAGCCTGCGCCGTGGGGACCACATTCTCAACATGGTACTGGCCATGCACAGCTGGGTGCTGCCTTCTGCCCACCTTGCTGCCCGTCTGCTGAC CAAGTACCAGGAGGCCACAGGGAACACACAAGAGCAGAGGCGGCTGCAGATCTGTCACCTGGTCAG ATACTGGCTGACCCAACACCCTGAGACGGTACACCAAGAGCCTCAGTTAGAAGAGGTTATAGGTCGCTTCTGGGCCACTGTGGAGCAGAAGGGCAACTCTGCCCAGAGGAGCCTGGGAGACTCCTCCAACCT CCTGAGCCCGGGTGGCCCTGGCCCCCCACCCTCCATGAACAGCCCAGGCCTAGGCAAAAAGCGCAAAGTGTCCTTGCTTTTCGACCACCTGGAGACGGGGGAGCTGGCTCAGCATCTCACTTATCTGGAGTTCCGGTCCTTCCAGGCCATCACG CCCCAGGACCTGCGGGGCTACGTTTTGCAGGGCTCCGTGCGGGGCTGCCCGGCCCTGGAGGGATCCGTAGGGCTCAGCAACAGTGTATCCCGCTGGGTGCAGGTCATGGTTCTGAGCCGTCCCGGGCCGGCACAGCGCGCGCAGGTGCTGGACAAGTTCATCCAGGTGGCACAG AGGCTCCACCAGCTACAGAATTTCAACACACTGATGGCCGTAACGGGGGGCCTGTGTCACAGTGCCATCTCCAGACTCAAGGACTCCCACGCCCACCTGAGCCCTGACAGCACCAAG GCCCTGCTAGAGCTGTCTGAGCTGCTTGCTGCCCACAACAACTACGCGTGCTACCGCCGCACCTGGGCTGACTGCACGGGCTTCCGGCTGCCCGTACTGGGCGTGCACCTCAAAGACCTGGTGTCCCTGCACGAGGCACAGCCCGACAGGTTGCCTGACGGCCGCCTGCACCTACCCAAACTCAACAGCCTCTACCTGCGGCTGCAGGAGCTGGCGGCCCTCCAGCGGCAGCACCCGCCGTGCAGCGCCAGCGAGGACCTGCTGCACCTGCTCACG ctttCCCTGGATCTCTTCTACACGGAGGATGAGATCTATGAGCTTTCTTACGCCCGCGAGCCCCGCTGTCCCAAGAGTCTG ccACCCTCCCCCTTCAAAGCGCCCCTGGTGGTGGAGTGGGCCCCTGGCGTGACACCCAAGCCCGACAGGGCCACCCTGGGTCGGCACGTGGAACAGCTGGTGGAG TCTGTGTTCAAGAATTATGACCCTGAAGGCCAAGGAACCATCTCTCAGGAGGACTTTGAGCGACTCTCAGGCAACTTCCCCTTCGCCTGCCATGGGCTTCACCCACCCCCCCGCCAGGG GAATGGCTCCTACAGCCGAGAAGAGCTGACAGGCTACCTGCTCCGGGCCAGTGCCATCTGCTCCAAGCTGGGCCTGGCCTTCCTGCACAACTTCCAGGAGGTCACCTTCCGCAAGCCCACCTTCTGTGATAGCTGCAGTGGTTTT ctctggggCGTCACCAAGCAAGGCTACCGCTGTCGGG ATTGTGGGCTGTGTTGCCACAAACACTGTAGGGACCGTGTGAAGGTGGAGTGTAAGAAGAGGCCAGGGGCCAAGGGCGACATGAGCCCCCCTGGAGCCCCCGTCCCACCCACACCAGTTCCCCACGCCAGCTGTG GCTTGGAAGACAATCTCTCCTACACACTATCCCTGGAACCTGAGACAGGGTGCCACCTTTGCCATGCTTGGACCCAGACAGAGCCCCCACACCCTTCCTGGGAACCAGAGACG gtgcccctcccaacGACGGCCTCACCGCCCGCCCAGTCCTCCAAGCTGAATTCCTAG